AACGGTCGCGCAGCGTACTTCCGGTTCGTAAACAGCAACTTTTGCCGAACTGCCGACGGCTACATCTTACAATCGTCAGAAACATCAAGTTCGGACCGTCGGGCTGACGATTTAACACCATAATATGCGAATCTGATATTGGCAGGGTGCCTGAAATCACAGCCTGGTTCAAGGACGAATGGTGACAGACAGTAAAAGAAAAAACATCACCTCGTCCGGGACACACCCAGTCGCAGACGTCCGGGCCGGTCATGGGCCGGCCGGAATGTCCGGATCACGCCGAATCCTGATCGGTGTGATCGTGCTGCTGATGCTGTGTGGATACTTCTTTGTGGAAGACCGTCCACGTCCGGTCGAAACCGGACATACAGTCGAAGATCTGCCACAGGCGGAATTACCAGTGCACAATGTCACAAATGACCTGAAACTGACCAATCAAACGGTATCTCCGGACCAGCCAAATCAGGATCTCAGCGTAAATTCCTCCGATCCGTCACAGGACAATTCAGTTACGCAGGTTCTGCCTCCTCAGTCTTCACCGCAACAACACCGTCATGATGTCTATCACTCGTCGCAAACATCATCGCGCACTGCCGTTCGTCCGACACTGCGTTTCGCCGGTCGCATTGAACCACTGCAGTAGTCACTGCGGGTTAGGTCACTGACTGTCGTCAACTGAATCATTTCCGTCTGCACGTTCTCCTTCCACCCACAAGATGAACGAACATGTACCTGGACTACTGGCATCTCACCGACCAGCCGTTTCCCTATCGACTACCGGTTTCTGAGAGCATTGGCACGGTGTCGCAGCAGGCAGCATTGCTGCGACTGCAGTACTGTGTCGATAACGGTGCAGGTTGCGCAGTCATTCTTGGTGAATCCGGACTCGGTAAAACGACGTTGTTAAAACAACTCGAAGCAGACGGTCCTGGGCCGGAGCCTTTCATCTATCTGGCATTTCCGGGACTACAGGCCACCGAACAGTTAAGGCTTCTGAGCTCCCAGATTTCAGACACCCCGGTTGCCGTCACCGATCGACCGGATGAACTGCTGCAGAATATTGCCACAGGTTTTCGACGATCGAATGCTGCTGAGCAGCATCCGATCATCTGCTTCGATGATGCCCAGTTGTTGCATCCCACAGTGATGACAGATGTCCTGCTGCCGCTACTTAATCTGCAGGATATCGATGATGAAATTAATTTGACCGTCGTGCTGGCAGGACAACCGATCCTGGCTTCTCAATTGTCCCGACAGCCACAACTTCGAGAGCGAATTGCCGTCACTGCACGACTGACGGGCATGTCTGAAAAAGAAATCCGTAACTACGTCCAGGGCCGAATGAAGACCTGCGGCGCCGCGGAAACAATCTTTACAGAAAATGCTTTGAAACAGCTCCATCAGGTCAGTCAGGGAAACCCCAGACGGCTTAATCGCCTGTGTCATATGGCATTGCTGGTAGGCCGGGTGGATGAACTGTCCGGAATTGACGCGGAACAGATTGACGCGGTTGGGACAGAACTCATGATCGCCGCCTAGACACACAGGCTACTCAACGCACCCCGCTAAGCTCGTGGTCGTGTTCATTCATTCCCTGCCGGATTTGTGTGTCCTGCCAGGTCTGTTGGTTGTCACTGCCCGTCAGTCTCGCCCGGCAAATACAGATCGACCAGGCAATCTCAGTTGTTTAGAATGCGAACTTTGGGTACCCGATTTTCCTGCGTGCCGGTGACGTAAAACATCGTTCATGCCTGGACC
The Fuerstiella sp. genome window above contains:
- a CDS encoding AAA family ATPase: MYLDYWHLTDQPFPYRLPVSESIGTVSQQAALLRLQYCVDNGAGCAVILGESGLGKTTLLKQLEADGPGPEPFIYLAFPGLQATEQLRLLSSQISDTPVAVTDRPDELLQNIATGFRRSNAAEQHPIICFDDAQLLHPTVMTDVLLPLLNLQDIDDEINLTVVLAGQPILASQLSRQPQLRERIAVTARLTGMSEKEIRNYVQGRMKTCGAAETIFTENALKQLHQVSQGNPRRLNRLCHMALLVGRVDELSGIDAEQIDAVGTELMIAA